In Roseibium algicola, the DNA window GCCGGCAGATTTCCCGAACAAGCCGATGACCTACATTATTCCGTTCAATGCAGGCGGGGAATCCGACATTTCTGCCCGGTTCCAGCAGTCCGAATGGGAGAACGTAACCGGTCAGCAGGTCGTCATCCAGTATCAGCCCGGCGCGGGCGGTGCGCAGGCCTGGTCCCAGCTGAATTCGCTACCGGGCGACGGCTACACAATCATGGGCATCAACATGCCGCATACCGTGCTTCAGCCGCTTGCCGGTTCGGTGGGATATGCCACTGAGGACCTGACGCCAGTGCACTATTTCCACTATACGCCGGACGCAATCTTCGTGCGCGCGGAAAGCCAATTCAACACGCTTGGCGAACTGATCGAATACGCCAAGGCCAATCCGGGCCTCGTCACCTTCGCAGGATCGGGTTCTAATTCGTCGAACAATCTCGCTGCGATCCGCTTCAACAGTCAGGCTGACGTGGTGACGACATATGTTCCTTTCTCCGGAACAGGCCCTTCAATCACCGCGGTCCTTGGCGGCTCGACGATGGCAGGTTTCAACTATGCGACTTCCGGCATCAGCCAGGGGGATGCGCTCAGGATGCTTGCGGTCGCGGCGGAAGAACGTCTGCCCGCCTTCCCCGACGTGCCAACTTTCAAGGAACTTGGCTATGACATCGTCGGCGGTGCCTACCGCGGCGTTGCGGTTCCGGCCTCGACCCCCGAGGATCTGCGCCAGAGCATTTCCGACATCGTGTCGAAGATCAATTCGCAGCCGGATTTCGTCAAGAAGATGGAAGACGGCGGCTTCGTTCTGACCGACATTGGCTATGACAAGATGGATGACTTCGTCGCCAAACGGGTCGAGGAATATACCGAGGGCGCGAAAGCGCTGGGTATCATTCAGTAACGGCATACGAAGATGGACATTCTCGGCTACCTTCTGGACGCCCTGACGCCGTTCAACCTGATGCTCGCGCTTGTCGGCGTGGTCCTCGGAACGGTGATTGGCGCACTGCCCGGACTCTCGGCGACCATGGCGGTGGCCGTGCTTGTCCCCTTCACATTCACCATGGATCCCGCCGCGGGCCTGATTGCCCTCGGCGCGATCTACACGGGCGCCATTTACGGCGGCGCCTTTGCCGCAATCCTTGTGAATACGCCCGGAACACCCTCGGCGATCGCGACGACGTTCGATGGCTTCCCCATGGCCAAGCGTGGCGATGGCGGGCTTGCAATTTCGCTGGCAACCATCGCATCGGTTTCCGGCGGCATCATCGGAGCGCTTGCACTCCTGATGCTTGCACCGCCGCTCGCCAAAGTCGCGCTTGCCTTCGGCCCCACGGAATATTTCTGGCTGGCAGTCTTTGGACTGACCCTCATTGCGGCCCTGTCTGTCGGCAATACGATAAAGGGACTGATCGGCGCCTGTATCGGCCTGTTCCTGTCGATGGTCGGCGTTGCCGTTGTCGGCGGAGACGTTCGCTATACCATGGGGATGCAGCGCTTCTTGTCGGGGATCGATCTGACTTCTGCAATCATCGGCCTTTATTGCGTGCCGGTGATCCTTGATCTCGTCGCGACCGCGGACCCGCACCTGAAACCCTCTGCCACCGGCGGCCTCAGGCTAATGGAAGGCACGCGCAAGGCGATCGCGAGTAAGTTCAATATCCTGCGATCCTCCATCATCGGTACCGTCATCGGCATTCTGCCGGGTGCAGGCGGTTCCATTGCAGGTCTTGTATCCTATTCCGAAGCTCGCCGTTCGTCGGGCGAGCCTGAAAGCTTCGGCAAGGGTAACCCCGAAGGTGTCATCGCGACGGAGGCCGCCAACAACGCGACTGTCGGAGGTGGCTTTATCCCGACACTGGTCCTCGGGATTCCGGGAACACCGCCGGATGCGATCATCCTGGGCGCTCTCCTGGTCCAGGGGATCAAGATAGGCCCGACACTGTTCACCACCGACGCACCAGTGGTCTACACCTTCATCTGGGGACTGCTGATAGCCACGGTGCTGATGCTGCCGGTGGGACTTCTGATCGGACGCTACGCCTACAATTCCATCATCAAGGTGCCGAAGTCCGTCCTTGCTCCGACCGTCGCTCTCCTGACGATCATCGGCTCCTTTGCGATCCATTCCAACGTGGAGGACTCTCAGCTCATGGTCGCGCTCGGGATCCTCGCCTGGATCCTGAACCGCTATGGCTTTCAGCCTTCGCCGATCGTGCTCGGTCTGGTACTCGGCTCGATCGCTGAACAGGGCTTCGTGCAGACCTGGCTCATCGGCAATGCATCCGGCCGTATTCCCGAAATGTTCTTCGGGCGTCCGATCAGCATCGGTATTATCTGCGTCGCGCTTCTGACGCTCCTTTTCCCGATCTGGTCGGAATGGAAGGCGAAACGCCGTCGCCAGCTCGAGGTAGCCGGTGCGGTGGTGGAGGACGCCGGCGCTGGGATCGAGCCCGAAGGAAAGACCCGCAACCTGCCATCAATGGTCATCGCCGCCCTCCTCATCGCGCTCGGCGTGTGGACCTACACCGCGGCCGGTAGCATGTCGCCATTGGGCTCGGTGTTTCCGAAAACCATATCCGTCGCCCTGATGGTCTTTTCCGCAATGCTGATCGTCCAGCACATCCGCCGTCCGACAGGCCCAGCAAGTACAAACCCGGCCTTTGACAGCGGCACCCGCCGCAGGACGGCACTCGGCGCGGTAATGATGGCGTGGGTCATTGCTATGCCTGGGATCGGCTTCCTTGCCACCAGCCTCGTTGCTTTCGGACTGATCATGGCGATCGCGGATTACGACCGTCCGGCGGTTCGTGTCTGGCTGATCTGGTCTGTCGCCGGCATAGCGATCTGTACGGGCTTCTGGTGGCTTATGGCGAATGTGTTGCTGTTGCGCATGCCCGCCGGACTGCTTTTCTGAACTGGAGTAAATCATGAGCAAGAGAACGCACAAGATCGCCGCCATCGGCGGCGACGGGATAGGTGTGGAAGTCGTCGATGCTTGCCTGGAGGTGCTGGATGCGCTGGCCGGCCGAGACGGCAGCTTCGAATTCGAGGTCGAGAGCTTTGACTGGTCGACAGATCGCTACAAACGCACGGGCGAATTCATGCCCAAGGACGGCGCCGATCGGTTGCGGGCCTTCGATGCGATCCTCTTCGGTGCGGTCGGCGCACCCGATGTGTCCGATCACCTGACCCTCTGGGGACTGCGCCTGTCGATCTGCCAGCCGCTCGATCAGTACGCAAATGTCCGCCCGACCCGGGTCCTGCCCGGCATTCGGTCGCCCCTTCGTCATGTGAACGGCGGAGAGCTCGACTGGGTTATTGTTCGTGAGAACTCGGAAGGGGAGTATGCAGGACAGGGTGGTCGGTCCCACCCGGGCCTGCCGCTGGAAGTGGCAACGGATGTCTCGATTTTCACCCGTGCCGGTATTGAGCGTATCATGCGCTTTGCCTTCCGGCTGGCGCAAAGCCGCCCACGCAAGCTGCTGACCGTAGTGACGAAATCCAACGCGCAACGGCATGGCATGGTGCTCTGGGACGAGATCGCCGCCGAAATCGCACGAGAATTTCCCGACGTAACCTGGGACAAGATGCTGGTGGACGCCATGACCGTACGCATGGTGATGAACCCGTCCTCGCTGGATACGATCGTCGCGACCAACTTGCACGCAGATATTCTTTCCGATCTTGCCGCCGCTCTTTCCGGTTCGATCGGAGTCGCGCCGACAGCGAATCTGAACCCCGAACGGGACACGCCATCGATGTTCGAGCCGATCCACGGCAGTGCCTTCGACATCACCGGCAAGGGCGTCGCCAACCCGGTGGCGACTTTCTGGACGGCCGCGATGATGCTGGAGCACCTCAACGAAAAGCCGGCAGCCGAACGGCTGATGCAAGCGGTTGAAACCGTCACCGCCGATCCATCGCTGCACACGCCCGATCTTGGCGGTAAGGCCACCACGCGCATGGTCACCGACGCAGTCATCGCTGCAATCCGCGGCCGCAACGACTAGGAAGCGCCATGAACAATCATTTGAAAATCGCAGTTATTCCTGGAGATGGCATCGGAAAGGAGGTCGTTCCGGAGGGGCTCCGCGTTCTCGAAGCCGCCGCCAAACGGCACGGCATCGGCATTGATTTCGACGAATTCGACTTCGCGTCCTGTGACTATTACGCGAAGCACGGGCAGATGATGCCCGACGACTGGAAATCCAGGATCGAAACCCACGACGCCTTGTATTTCGGTGCGGTGGGGTGGCCCGAAACCGTTCCAGACCACGTATCGCTTTGGGGATCACTGATCCAGTTCCGCCGCCAGTTCGACCAATATATCAGCCTGCGTCCCGCCCGCCTCATGCCCGGAGTGCCTTGCCCGTTGGCGGGGCGTGCACCCGGCGACATCGACATGTGGATCGTGCGCGAGAATACCGAAGGCGAATATTCCTCGATCGGTGGCAAGATGTTTGCCGATACCCCGCGCGAGGTGGTCCTGCAGGAGACTGTCATGAGCCGGATCGGTGTGGACCGGGTCCTGAAATACGCTTTTGAACTGGCCGCGAAGCGTCCGCGCAAGAGTCTGACCTCGGCCACCAAGTCAAACGGCATCTCGATCACCATGCCCTATTGGGACGAGCGGGTTGTGGAGATGGCCAAGGCCTTTCCGGATGTCGGTGTCGACAAGTATCACATCGATATCCTAACGGCGCATTTCGTGCTGAACCCTGACAGGTTCGACGTGGTGGTTGCCTCCAACCTGTTCGGCGACATCCTCTCCGATCTTGGCCCGGCATGCACCGGAACCATCGGCATCGCTCCGTCCGGGAACATCAATCCGGAGCGGACATTCCCCTCGCTGTTCGAACCTGTCCACGGCTCGGCTCCCGATATCGCGGGCAAGGGAATTGCAAACCCGATCGGGCAGATCTGGGCCGGTGCCATGATGCTGGACCACCTGGGCCATAGCGAAGCCGCGTCTGACATTGTTGCTGCAATCGAACGGGTCTTGGCCGAACAGGTGCTCAGAACCCGCGATCTGGGCGGGACGGCGGATACGATAACCTGCGGCAAGGCGGTCGCCGATGCACTTTCCTGACAAGGGGGTGGCTAAACGTTCCGAAGGCCGCCGGCACCGCGCCGTCCTGAAGGAACTATTCGATGTTGCTGTCGCCGCTGCGGACCCGATGCGCGTCGTACCTTCCGTGTTGCCGCCGCGCCCGAAAGGGCGCGTCGTCGTCATTGGTGCCGGCAAGGCTTCCGCCAGGATGGGCGAGGCTGTCGAGGCGGTCTGGGGGGCTTGTGAAGGCCTGATCCTGACCCGCGACGGATACACCCGGGAGCTGGAGGGGATTGAAGTCGTTTGCGCCTCGCACCCGGTCCCGGACCGTCGCGGGCGAGCCGGAACGCGGCGTCTGCTTCAGCTTCTCGATACTTGCGAAGAGGATGATTTCGTCCTGGCTCTGATCTCGGGCGGAGGCTCCGCCCTTCTGACGTGTCCGGCTGGCGATATTACCCTCGAAGAAGAGCAGGAGCTGACCCGTTCGTTGCTCGCTTCGGGTGCGCCGATCTCGCAGATGAATACCCTGCGCAAGCACCTTTCCCGTGCCAAGGGAGGTCGTCTTGCTGCTGCAGCCTGGCCTGCCCGCATGCTGTCGCTGATCATCTCCGATGTTCCGGGAGACGATCCAGCAATGGTCGCCTCCGGCCCGACGGTTGCCGATGAAACGTCACCGGAAGACGCAAGGAAGATTGCCGCGCACTGGTCGATCGGGCTCACCGCGTCGATGCATGCCGTTCTTGCCAGTCCTGCGGGCACGTGGCCTTGGGCTGTGCCCGAATTGTCGCGGGTGGAAAATGTCATGATCGCCGCACCTGCCATGTCGCTCGACGCCGCAAGGCAACATGCGGCCCGGCTGGGCATTCGGGTCAGGGTGCTCGGAGATGCGATCGAAGGCGAGGCGCGTGATGTCGCAGCCGATCACGCGAAGACGGCACTCGAAGAACTTGCCGTCCTTGCGCCGGGCGAGACGTCCTTGCTGCTTTCGGGAGGCGAATGCACGGTCTCTAGGCGCGGCCGAGGAACCGGAGGACCGAACGCCGAATTCTGCCTCGCACTCGCCTGCGCGTTGGAAGGCGCGAAGGGCATCTCGGCCATTGCCTGCGATACGGACGGTGTCGACGGTGCAGCGGAGGTCGCCGGTGCGATAATCGACGAAACAACGCCAGCCCGTGCCCGGACACTGGGAGTGTCAATGCACGCAGCACTCGACCAGAATGACAGCCATTCCTTCTTTGCGGCGCTAGGCGACCAGGTTATTTCAGGCCCAACCCTGACGAACGTCAACGACTTCCGGGCAATTCTTGTTTCGCGATAACCTGCCGTCGCCAAATGTCGCCTTTGCCTTCTCACTTTGGTCGTTCGCATGCAGCAGAATGCCACCTAGTTGCGGACGCCTTCAACTTGATGCTCGGTTGCTTCTTGCAAGGAGTAGAAGTCTTTTCCCGCTATGTTCCGAGTTAAGTTACTGTTTTTCTGCCGATGTGCGGGTCGGTTATCCGAACATGCTGTTTGGTAAAAGCAATGCAATCTGCGGAAAGCAAATGATCAGCAACAGACAGAGGATCATCGCCAACAGGAAGGGAGCAACACCCTTGAAGATCGTTGCCATCGGCACATCCCGGGCGACGCTGCGAATGACGAAGACGTTGAGGCCCACTGGCGGCGTGATCATGCCCATCTCTATGACGATCACTGCGACAACGCCGAACCAGATCGGATCGAAGCCCTGCTGCAGCACGATGGGAAAGAAGATCGGCAGCGTGATCACCAGCATGGCGAGCCCGTCCAGGAACATGCCGAGCACCACGTAGCACATCAGGATCAGAAACAGCGTTCCATAGGGACCAAAGCCGAGCACGGTCAGGAGATCGGAGAAGGCGACCGGCAATTTGGTGACGGCGAGCAGTGGATTGAGCACATTGGCGCCGATGACGATCATGTAGAGCATCGCCGAGGTCTGTACGGTTTCCAGGACTGCGCCTGTGAATGTCTTGAGCGTGAGCGCCCCTGTGGCAAGGGCGATCAGGATTACGAGCCCGGCGCCGATGGCTGAGGCTTCTACGGGGGTGAAAACCCCGGCATAGATTCCACCAATGGAGAGCACCATGACAGCGATCAGCGGCAGCGCGGCACTGAGAATGCGCAAGCGGTCGGAAAAGGCCATCGGATCGCCTGGGCGGCCTGCCTCCGGCTTTCTCAGCACAGTCAGCCAGACGGCCGCCATGAATAGAGCAGTCATCAGGAGGCCCGGCAGAATGCCAGCCATGAAGAGGCGGCCGATCGATTCCTCCGTCAGGATGGCATAGAGCACGAAGCCTGTAGAGGGCGGGATGAGGAAACCGAGCGTGCCACCGGCAGCAATCGAACCGGTGGAGAGACCGTCTGCATAGCCAAGGCGGCGCATTTCCGGCAGGGCGACTTTACCGATAGTGACAGCGGTCGCAACGGAAGAGCCGCTGACTGCGGAAAAGGCTGCGCAGCCGAGCACGGAGGCCGAAGCGAGCCCTCCACGGAACCGGCCGACCCAGGCATAGGCGGCATCGTAAAGCCCGCGACTGAAGCCCGCCGCGGAAGCCACATTGCCGAGGAGGACGAACATCGGCACAACTATCAGCGAATAGTTGGTGACCGAGGAGTAGGTCTCTGTGACCAGAACGGCACCGGCGGTGCGAAACCCTCCCTGAAGGGCCATCCCGAAATAGCCGACAATCAGCATGGCAAACGCGACCGGCGTGCGGAATATCATCAGGCCGAAAAGGGCGACGAAGGCCAGGACACCAAGCGTCAGATCCGTCATTTCATTTCCTCACCCGTCATCAGAATGACGGCGATCTGGAGAACCAGCACGAAAACACAGAGGCCCATGCCTGCGACCATCATCCCGTAGAAGGGCCAGATCGGCAGGGAGAGCATGTTGGTGACATCCTCGAACTCGCGCGCATCAAGCAGTTTCAGCCAGGAGCGGTAGACCAGTACGGAGAGCACGAAGGTGCTGAAACATCTTGAGAAGAGGTCGCCGGAGAAACGGCCGGCACGTCCGATGGCACGATCGAAGACATCGGCACGCACATGCCCATTGCGATCTGTGCACCAGGGTAGCGCCAGCATGACGATGGCGACTGCAACCAGTTGCACGATCTCGTTGATGCCGAGGATCGGGCTCTGAGCCACGTAGCGCAGCAATACCGCCACGAAGACAAGACCGACCAGGAAGAGCAGGAACAGACCGGCGAGCGCAGCGAGGGCCAGAGTGGCCCGGTCGACAAGTGCCGGCCAGGCCTTTTTGGAAATGGGAGACATTGCCGCTACTGCGCCTGCAGTGCGGAGACGACATCACCGGCGGCAATACCGCTGGCAGTGGCTTCTTCGATAGCCTTGGCACGAGCCTCGTCGGCAAGCGCGTTGAAGGCAGCAGCCTCTTCGTCGGACAGGCGAATGACCTGCTTGCCATCCATCTCGGCAAAGGCGTCGATGCCCTTGTGAGCCGCGGCCAGCTGTACCGCGTTCGCGGTCACGGAAATCTCCTTGCCGATCTCCTCGATAGCCGCCTTCTGTTCATCGTTCAGGGAGGCGAAGCTGTCGCGGTTCATGACGATGAAGAAGGGGGAAATGGTCGTATCGAAGCCGACAGTGAGATACTTGGAGACTTCCCCAAGCTTGAAGGCCTTGGTGCCGGTCCCGTCAATGAGTGCTCCATCGATAACCCCCGTCTGCAGCGCATTGTAGATCTCCGGAACCGGCATCGAGACAGGCGTTGCACCCCAGGCCTCGACCAGCAGACCCGCGTTGCGTGAAGGCACACGGATCTTCAGACCCTTGACATCGTCTGGTGTGCGCACCGGCTTTTCGCGGGTGTAGAGCACGTTGTCGGCATTGGACCAGAGGCTGACGAGAACGGCGCGTTTGAATTCGGGCTTGAAGAGAGCGATGTTCTTCCAGATGACTTCCGTGCCGGTCTCTTCGTCGATGACGCCGGGAAGTTCGGTCAGCAGCGTCACCGGGAACTGGGAGGCGGTATAGCCAGGCAGGCCGACCGCAAAATCCGCTACACCGTCCACGGCGCGGGAGAATTGCTCAACCGGACCCGGACCGAGTTCACCACCAGCATAGATGTGAACGGTGATCTCGTTGTTGGTGGCGGCAGCCAGCTTCTCGGCAAAGGGCTCGAAGGCGCCTGCCTGGTAGGGGTTGGCCGGCGGCATGAAATTGGCGAATTTCAGCTCGCTCGCCTGGGCGGCGTTTGCAAAAAGGCCGAGTGCCAGCGCAGCCCCGGTAAGTGCCTTGGATATTTTCATGGACGGATCCTCCCGTTGAGCGTTGCCGGAACCGCAAGGGGTTCCGGATCGCTCTTTCCTTCTCACCGGAGAGGTTGGTGCACCATTTGAAAGCAATCCCGCCGCCATCAGTTTTTGCTATAGTTGAAAGATAATGCTGCTAGCTTCGATAGAATTTCGCCTTTGTTTTCAGTGGTCGTAGCGATGAAGCAGCGCCAGGAGCGCTTTCTGGCTGGCCGTCGGCTCCCAGCCCGTGCGAGTGGTGATGCCGATGGGACGGGAAGTGTCCGGCAGTCGAAACGGCAAGGCGACGATGCGGCCCGCCGCGATTTCGCGGCCTGCCTGGAGGCTGGAGACACAGGCAAGATGATCGCTCAACGCCAGCAACTCCCTGGCAAAGATCATCGAGCCGCTTTCCACGACACTTTCCGGCAACTGGCCGCCATTCTCCTTGAACAGGCGATCGAAGTGGCCGCGGGTCGGCGTGCCTCGGGCGGCAACGACCCAGGGCCAGGACCTGAGGTCGTCAACGATAAGGCCCCTTCTGCTGGCCAGCGGATGATCCTTGCGAGCCATCACCGTCAGACTGTCATTGAAGAGCGCGCTTTGTTCGACGTCTTCGATCGGCAGCGGATTGCGCAAGGCGCCGACGAGAAAGTCGACAGCACCGCGCCGCAATTCCCGGATCAGCTCATCATAGGGCCCGTCCAGGACTTGCAGCTCGATCCGCGGCCAGTCCTTTCGGAAGGCAGCCACCACCGATGGCAGGATATAAGCACGTGACAAGGGCATGGCGCCGATGACTATACGCCCGCTTTCCCGACCTTTCAGTTCCGACATTTCCATCGCGGCCTGGGCGAGCTCAGCGAACATCAGATCGGCTGCGCGGGCGAGGCTCTGTCCTGAACGGCTCGGCACGATTCCGTTCGATGTGCGCTCCAGAAGCGGTTTCAGAGCCTCCTTCTCAAGCTGACTGACAGCCCGGTGCACAGTCGGCTGGGCAATGCCGAGCCGCCGCGCGGCAAGGGTAAAGT includes these proteins:
- a CDS encoding TRAP transporter substrate-binding protein, which translates into the protein MKISKALTGAALALGLFANAAQASELKFANFMPPANPYQAGAFEPFAEKLAAATNNEITVHIYAGGELGPGPVEQFSRAVDGVADFAVGLPGYTASQFPVTLLTELPGVIDEETGTEVIWKNIALFKPEFKRAVLVSLWSNADNVLYTREKPVRTPDDVKGLKIRVPSRNAGLLVEAWGATPVSMPVPEIYNALQTGVIDGALIDGTGTKAFKLGEVSKYLTVGFDTTISPFFIVMNRDSFASLNDEQKAAIEEIGKEISVTANAVQLAAAHKGIDAFAEMDGKQVIRLSDEEAAAFNALADEARAKAIEEATASGIAAGDVVSALQAQ
- a CDS encoding tartrate dehydrogenase translates to MNNHLKIAVIPGDGIGKEVVPEGLRVLEAAAKRHGIGIDFDEFDFASCDYYAKHGQMMPDDWKSRIETHDALYFGAVGWPETVPDHVSLWGSLIQFRRQFDQYISLRPARLMPGVPCPLAGRAPGDIDMWIVRENTEGEYSSIGGKMFADTPREVVLQETVMSRIGVDRVLKYAFELAAKRPRKSLTSATKSNGISITMPYWDERVVEMAKAFPDVGVDKYHIDILTAHFVLNPDRFDVVVASNLFGDILSDLGPACTGTIGIAPSGNINPERTFPSLFEPVHGSAPDIAGKGIANPIGQIWAGAMMLDHLGHSEAASDIVAAIERVLAEQVLRTRDLGGTADTITCGKAVADALS
- a CDS encoding TRAP transporter small permease, producing MSPISKKAWPALVDRATLALAALAGLFLLFLVGLVFVAVLLRYVAQSPILGINEIVQLVAVAIVMLALPWCTDRNGHVRADVFDRAIGRAGRFSGDLFSRCFSTFVLSVLVYRSWLKLLDAREFEDVTNMLSLPIWPFYGMMVAGMGLCVFVLVLQIAVILMTGEEMK
- a CDS encoding tartrate dehydrogenase, with amino-acid sequence MSKRTHKIAAIGGDGIGVEVVDACLEVLDALAGRDGSFEFEVESFDWSTDRYKRTGEFMPKDGADRLRAFDAILFGAVGAPDVSDHLTLWGLRLSICQPLDQYANVRPTRVLPGIRSPLRHVNGGELDWVIVRENSEGEYAGQGGRSHPGLPLEVATDVSIFTRAGIERIMRFAFRLAQSRPRKLLTVVTKSNAQRHGMVLWDEIAAEIAREFPDVTWDKMLVDAMTVRMVMNPSSLDTIVATNLHADILSDLAAALSGSIGVAPTANLNPERDTPSMFEPIHGSAFDITGKGVANPVATFWTAAMMLEHLNEKPAAERLMQAVETVTADPSLHTPDLGGKATTRMVTDAVIAAIRGRND
- a CDS encoding glycerate kinase type-2 family protein encodes the protein MHFPDKGVAKRSEGRRHRAVLKELFDVAVAAADPMRVVPSVLPPRPKGRVVVIGAGKASARMGEAVEAVWGACEGLILTRDGYTRELEGIEVVCASHPVPDRRGRAGTRRLLQLLDTCEEDDFVLALISGGGSALLTCPAGDITLEEEQELTRSLLASGAPISQMNTLRKHLSRAKGGRLAAAAWPARMLSLIISDVPGDDPAMVASGPTVADETSPEDARKIAAHWSIGLTASMHAVLASPAGTWPWAVPELSRVENVMIAAPAMSLDAARQHAARLGIRVRVLGDAIEGEARDVAADHAKTALEELAVLAPGETSLLLSGGECTVSRRGRGTGGPNAEFCLALACALEGAKGISAIACDTDGVDGAAEVAGAIIDETTPARARTLGVSMHAALDQNDSHSFFAALGDQVISGPTLTNVNDFRAILVSR
- a CDS encoding tripartite tricarboxylate transporter substrate binding protein, which encodes MKKTVATILVALLGAAGSAAAQSPADFPNKPMTYIIPFNAGGESDISARFQQSEWENVTGQQVVIQYQPGAGGAQAWSQLNSLPGDGYTIMGINMPHTVLQPLAGSVGYATEDLTPVHYFHYTPDAIFVRAESQFNTLGELIEYAKANPGLVTFAGSGSNSSNNLAAIRFNSQADVVTTYVPFSGTGPSITAVLGGSTMAGFNYATSGISQGDALRMLAVAAEERLPAFPDVPTFKELGYDIVGGAYRGVAVPASTPEDLRQSISDIVSKINSQPDFVKKMEDGGFVLTDIGYDKMDDFVAKRVEEYTEGAKALGIIQ
- a CDS encoding tripartite tricarboxylate transporter permease, with the translated sequence MDILGYLLDALTPFNLMLALVGVVLGTVIGALPGLSATMAVAVLVPFTFTMDPAAGLIALGAIYTGAIYGGAFAAILVNTPGTPSAIATTFDGFPMAKRGDGGLAISLATIASVSGGIIGALALLMLAPPLAKVALAFGPTEYFWLAVFGLTLIAALSVGNTIKGLIGACIGLFLSMVGVAVVGGDVRYTMGMQRFLSGIDLTSAIIGLYCVPVILDLVATADPHLKPSATGGLRLMEGTRKAIASKFNILRSSIIGTVIGILPGAGGSIAGLVSYSEARRSSGEPESFGKGNPEGVIATEAANNATVGGGFIPTLVLGIPGTPPDAIILGALLVQGIKIGPTLFTTDAPVVYTFIWGLLIATVLMLPVGLLIGRYAYNSIIKVPKSVLAPTVALLTIIGSFAIHSNVEDSQLMVALGILAWILNRYGFQPSPIVLGLVLGSIAEQGFVQTWLIGNASGRIPEMFFGRPISIGIICVALLTLLFPIWSEWKAKRRRQLEVAGAVVEDAGAGIEPEGKTRNLPSMVIAALLIALGVWTYTAAGSMSPLGSVFPKTISVALMVFSAMLIVQHIRRPTGPASTNPAFDSGTRRRTALGAVMMAWVIAMPGIGFLATSLVAFGLIMAIADYDRPAVRVWLIWSVAGIAICTGFWWLMANVLLLRMPAGLLF
- a CDS encoding TRAP transporter large permease, whose translation is MTDLTLGVLAFVALFGLMIFRTPVAFAMLIVGYFGMALQGGFRTAGAVLVTETYSSVTNYSLIVVPMFVLLGNVASAAGFSRGLYDAAYAWVGRFRGGLASASVLGCAAFSAVSGSSVATAVTIGKVALPEMRRLGYADGLSTGSIAAGGTLGFLIPPSTGFVLYAILTEESIGRLFMAGILPGLLMTALFMAAVWLTVLRKPEAGRPGDPMAFSDRLRILSAALPLIAVMVLSIGGIYAGVFTPVEASAIGAGLVILIALATGALTLKTFTGAVLETVQTSAMLYMIVIGANVLNPLLAVTKLPVAFSDLLTVLGFGPYGTLFLILMCYVVLGMFLDGLAMLVITLPIFFPIVLQQGFDPIWFGVVAVIVIEMGMITPPVGLNVFVIRSVARDVPMATIFKGVAPFLLAMILCLLLIICFPQIALLLPNSMFG
- a CDS encoding LysR family transcriptional regulator; the protein is MEFNLRHLRVFLSASRNSSITKAAEECRLSQPAVTQAINKLEDLLETALFQRSAHGVFVSQVGKVFGRRVERALGLIDASFLATAPRLQVTATAAQLRAFVAVCDCANFTLAARRLGIAQPTVHRAVSQLEKEALKPLLERTSNGIVPSRSGQSLARAADLMFAELAQAAMEMSELKGRESGRIVIGAMPLSRAYILPSVVAAFRKDWPRIELQVLDGPYDELIRELRRGAVDFLVGALRNPLPIEDVEQSALFNDSLTVMARKDHPLASRRGLIVDDLRSWPWVVAARGTPTRGHFDRLFKENGGQLPESVVESGSMIFARELLALSDHLACVSSLQAGREIAAGRIVALPFRLPDTSRPIGITTRTGWEPTASQKALLALLHRYDH